In Deinococcus planocerae, the DNA window CGCCCAGCCAGATGTAACGGGCGAGGAGCAGGGCCGCCACGACATAGAGGATGGGGCTGACCTGCCGCGCCCGCCCGCTCAGCAGCTTGATGGCGCAGTAGCTGATCACGCCCAGGGACACCCCGTTGGCGATGGAGAAGGTCAGCGGCATGGCAATCACCGTCAGGAAGGCGGGCAACCCTTCGCTGATGTCGTCCCAGTCCACATGGCGCACGCCCTCCATCATCAGGGCGCCGACCAGGATCAGGGCGGGCGCGGTGGCGGCTCCCGGAATCGCGGCGGCGAGCGGCCACAGGAACATGGCGAGGAGGAAGAGCACCCCCACCGTCACGGCGGTCAGCCCCGTGCGCCCGCCCTCCCCGATGCCGCTCGCCGACTCCACATAGGCGGTGGTCGTGCTCGTGCCCACGAAGGCGCCGAACATAGCGGCCAGCCCGTCCATCGCGAAGGTCCGGCGCGCGCGGGGCATGTCCCCCTGGGCGTCGAGGTAGCCCGCGCGCTGGGCGAGGCCCGTCAGGGTGCCGGTCGCGTCGAAGAAGTCCACGAAGAAGAAGGTGAACACGACGCTGAGGAGCCCCAGGCCAAGCGCCCCCGCGATGTCGAGCTGTCCGACGAGGGAGGAGGGCCAGACCGGCGTGCCGAAGATGCCCAGGAAGGCGCCGCTGAACCCGGGGAAGGCCCGCAGGGCCCCGTTCTCCCCCCCCGCATACACGGCGGCGCCGGTGGCGATGGCGATGGCGGTGGTCGCGAGGATGCTCCACAAGATGGCGCCGGTCACCCGGCGGCTCATCAACACGGCGGCGATGACCAGGCCGAGCAGGGCCAGCCACACCGTCGGGGCCCGCAGCGAGCCCAGCCCGAGCAGGGTCGCCTCGTTGCTGACGACCAGCCCGGCGCTGCGCAGCCCCAGGAAGGCCAGAAAGGCCCCGATCCCGCCCGTGATCGCGAACTTCAGCGAGGTGGGGATGGCCCGCACGATGGCCTGCCGCGCGCCAAGAACGCTGAGGAGCACGAACAGGATGCCGCTGATGAAGACCGCACCGAGGGCGGTCTGCCAGGGCACGCCCAGCCCCTGTACCACCGTGAAGGCGAAAAAGGCGTTCAAACCCATGCCGGGCGCCTGGGCGAAGGGGTACTTGGCGACCAAACCCATCACCAGCGAGCCGAAGGCGGCGGCGAGGGCGGTGGTCATCAGGAGCTGCACGAAGGCGTTGGGCACGTTGATCGCCGCGGACAGCACCTGCGGGTTCACGAAGAGGATGTAGCTCATCGTGAGGAAGGTCGTCAGGCCCGCCCTCATCTCGCGCGAGACGGT includes these proteins:
- a CDS encoding NCS2 family permease, giving the protein TVSREMRAGLTTFLTMSYILFVNPQVLSAAINVPNAFVQLLMTTALAAAFGSLVMGLVAKYPFAQAPGMGLNAFFAFTVVQGLGVPWQTALGAVFISGILFVLLSVLGARQAIVRAIPTSLKFAITGGIGAFLAFLGLRSAGLVVSNEATLLGLGSLRAPTVWLALLGLVIAAVLMSRRVTGAILWSILATTAIAIATGAAVYAGGENGALRAFPGFSGAFLGIFGTPVWPSSLVGQLDIAGALGLGLLSVVFTFFFVDFFDATGTLTGLAQRAGYLDAQGDMPRARRTFAMDGLAAMFGAFVGTSTTTAYVESASGIGEGGRTGLTAVTVGVLFLLAMFLWPLAAAIPGAATAPALILVGALMMEGVRHVDWDDISEGLPAFLTVIAMPLTFSIANGVSLGVISYCAIKLLSGRARQVSPILYVVAALLLARYIWLG